In Pseudomonas asiatica, the following are encoded in one genomic region:
- the rpsI gene encoding 30S ribosomal protein S9, whose protein sequence is MSATQNYGTGRRKTATARVFLRPGTGNISINNRSLDVFFGRETARMVVRQPLELTETVEKFDIYVTVSGGGVSGQAGAIRHGITRALMEYDETLRGALRRAGYVTRDAREVERKKVGLRKARKRPQYSKR, encoded by the coding sequence ATGTCGGCGACTCAAAACTACGGCACTGGCCGTCGCAAGACCGCAACCGCTCGCGTATTCCTGCGTCCGGGTACTGGTAACATTTCCATCAACAACCGTTCTCTGGACGTGTTCTTCGGTCGCGAAACCGCTCGCATGGTTGTTCGTCAGCCGCTCGAGCTGACCGAAACCGTTGAGAAGTTCGACATCTACGTCACCGTTTCCGGTGGTGGTGTCAGCGGTCAAGCCGGTGCGATCCGTCACGGTATCACCCGCGCTCTGATGGAATACGACGAAACCCTGCGTGGCGCTCTGCGTCGTGCTGGCTACGTCACCCGCGACGCTCGTGAAGTCGAGCGTAAGAAAGTGGGTCTGCGTAAAGCGCGTAAGCGTCCTCAGTACTCCAAGCGTTAA
- the rplM gene encoding 50S ribosomal protein L13, whose amino-acid sequence MKTFTAKPETVKREWFVVDAAGQTLGRLATEIASRLRGKHKPEYTPHVDTGDYIVVINAEQVRVTGAKSSDKMYYSHSGFPGGIKEINFEKLIAKAPERVIETAVKGMLPKNPLGRDMYRKLKVYAGAAHPHTAQQPQELKI is encoded by the coding sequence ATGAAAACTTTTACTGCTAAACCGGAAACAGTAAAGCGCGAGTGGTTCGTAGTCGACGCCGCTGGCCAGACCCTGGGTCGTCTGGCTACCGAAATCGCTAGCCGTCTGCGTGGCAAACACAAGCCAGAATACACCCCTCACGTTGACACCGGCGACTACATCGTCGTTATCAACGCCGAGCAGGTTCGTGTGACTGGTGCCAAGTCTTCCGACAAGATGTACTACTCCCACTCCGGTTTCCCGGGCGGTATCAAGGAAATCAACTTCGAGAAGTTGATCGCCAAGGCCCCTGAGCGTGTTATCGAAACTGCGGTCAAAGGCATGCTGCCGAAGAACCCGCTGGGTCGCGACATGTACCGCAAGCTGAAAGTGTACGCGGGTGCTGCTCACCCACACACTGCTCAGCAGCCTCAAGAACTGAAGATCTAA
- a CDS encoding NADP(H)-dependent aldo-keto reductase, giving the protein MEYRQLGRTDLNVSALCLGTMTWGEQNSQAEAFEQIARAKAAGVNFIDTAEMYPVPPRPETYAATERIIGNWFRDNGDRDDWVLASKVAGPGNGISHIRDGQLKHNRQHIVAALDESLKRLQTDRIDLYQLHWPERSTNFFGKLGYQHLPQDHFTPLEETLEVLDEQVRAGKIRHIGLSNETPWGTMKFLQLAESRGWPRAVSIQNPYNLLNRSFEVGLAEVAIREQCGLLAYSPLAFGMLSGKYENGARPENARLTLFSRFARYSNPQTVAACSRYVQLAREHGLDPAQMALAFVTRQPFVTSNIIGATSLEQLDSNLASLELSLSDELLAAIEAIHQEQPNPAP; this is encoded by the coding sequence ATGGAATACCGCCAGCTTGGCCGTACCGACCTCAATGTCAGCGCCCTGTGCCTTGGAACCATGACCTGGGGCGAACAGAACAGTCAGGCCGAGGCCTTCGAGCAGATTGCCCGGGCCAAGGCCGCCGGGGTCAACTTCATCGACACCGCCGAAATGTACCCGGTGCCGCCCCGCCCCGAAACCTACGCCGCCACCGAGCGCATCATAGGCAACTGGTTCCGTGACAATGGCGATCGCGACGACTGGGTGCTGGCCAGCAAGGTCGCCGGCCCCGGCAACGGCATCAGCCACATTCGCGACGGCCAGCTCAAGCATAACCGCCAGCATATCGTCGCGGCGCTGGACGAGAGTCTCAAGCGCCTGCAGACCGACCGCATCGACCTGTACCAGCTGCACTGGCCCGAGCGCAGCACCAACTTCTTCGGCAAGCTGGGCTACCAGCATTTGCCACAGGACCACTTCACCCCGCTGGAAGAAACCCTCGAAGTGCTCGACGAGCAGGTACGCGCGGGCAAGATCCGCCACATCGGCCTGTCCAACGAAACGCCGTGGGGCACCATGAAGTTCCTGCAACTGGCTGAAAGCCGCGGCTGGCCGCGAGCGGTATCAATCCAGAACCCTTACAACCTGCTCAACCGCAGCTTCGAGGTGGGCCTTGCGGAAGTGGCCATCCGCGAGCAATGCGGCCTGCTGGCCTATTCGCCGCTGGCGTTCGGCATGCTCTCCGGCAAATACGAGAACGGCGCACGCCCGGAAAACGCACGCCTGACCCTGTTCAGCCGCTTTGCCCGCTATTCCAACCCACAGACCGTGGCGGCCTGCAGCCGCTATGTGCAGCTGGCCCGCGAGCACGGCCTGGACCCGGCGCAGATGGCCCTGGCGTTCGTTACCCGGCAGCCGTTCGTGACCAGCAATATCATTGGCGCGACCAGCCTCGAACAGCTGGACAGCAACCTTGCCAGCCTCGAGCTGAGCCTGAGTGATGAACTGCTGGCGGCGATCGAGGCGATTCACCAGGAGCAACCGAACCCGGCGCCTTGA
- a CDS encoding GlxA family transcriptional regulator, which produces MQAKDFFHLASLRYSKQLGLGLQPMFEIRLVSPDGQPVDSFSNVQLPVEGGLDDADVIILPAFWDDFDNLLQRYPQVLPWLREQHARGSVLCAEASGVFWLAESGLLDGKEATTYWRFFNSFAERFPKIRLNQDKHLTDADNLYCAGGTTSACDLYIYLIERFCGANVARAVSRDILYEVQRNYTPGRMGFGGQKLHQDLIILQIQHWLEEHFADKFRFEDVARNHGMSIRNFMRRFQSATGDKPLHYLQRLRIETAKGLLSSTRKSIKTISYEVGYDDASFFARLFRQHTELSPNQYRQQFMQEA; this is translated from the coding sequence ATGCAGGCCAAGGATTTCTTCCACCTCGCCAGCTTGCGCTACAGCAAGCAACTGGGCCTGGGCCTGCAGCCCATGTTCGAGATTCGCCTGGTGAGCCCGGACGGCCAGCCCGTGGACAGCTTCAGCAATGTGCAGTTGCCAGTCGAAGGCGGCCTTGACGACGCAGACGTGATCATCCTTCCGGCCTTCTGGGATGACTTCGACAACCTGCTGCAACGTTATCCACAGGTACTGCCTTGGCTGCGTGAACAGCATGCCCGTGGCTCGGTGCTGTGCGCCGAGGCCAGTGGCGTATTCTGGCTGGCCGAGTCCGGCCTGCTCGATGGCAAGGAAGCGACCACCTACTGGCGCTTCTTCAACAGCTTTGCCGAACGCTTCCCGAAGATCCGGCTGAACCAGGACAAGCATCTGACTGATGCAGACAACCTCTATTGCGCCGGCGGGACCACTTCAGCCTGCGACCTGTACATCTACCTGATCGAACGCTTCTGCGGCGCCAACGTGGCCCGCGCCGTGTCCCGCGACATCCTCTACGAAGTGCAGCGCAATTACACCCCGGGACGCATGGGCTTTGGCGGGCAGAAGCTGCACCAGGACCTGATCATCCTGCAGATACAGCACTGGCTGGAAGAACACTTCGCCGACAAGTTCCGCTTCGAGGACGTGGCTCGCAACCACGGCATGAGTATTCGCAATTTCATGCGGCGTTTCCAGAGCGCTACGGGTGACAAGCCGCTGCACTACCTGCAACGGTTGAGGATCGAGACGGCCAAGGGCTTGTTGTCGAGCACGCGCAAGAGCATCAAGACCATCAGTTATGAGGTGGGCTATGACGATGCCAGTTTCTTTGCGCGGCTGTTTCGTCAGCATACCGAGCTGTCGCCGAACCAGTATCGGCAGCAGTTCATGCAGGAGGCTTGA
- the zapE gene encoding cell division protein ZapE translates to MTPLERYQADLKRPDFFHDAAQETAVRHLQRLYDDLVHAQNNKPGVFGKLFGKKEQTPVKGLYFWGGVGRGKTYLVDTFFEALPFKQKMRTHFHRFMKRVHEEMKTLKGEKNPLTIIAKRFSEEAKVICFDEFFVSDITDAMILGTLMEELFKNGVSLVATSNIVPDGLYKDGLQRARFLPAIAMIKQYTDVVNVDSGVDYRLRHLEQAELYHYPLDEAAHQSLRASFKALTPECTQAVENDVLMIENRPIQALLTCDDVAWFDFRALCDGPRSQNDYIELGKIFHAVLLSNVEQMGVTTDDIARRFINMVDEFYDRNVKLIISAEVELKDLYTGGRLAFEFQRTLSRLLEMQSHEFLARAHKP, encoded by the coding sequence ATGACGCCCCTAGAACGATATCAAGCAGATCTGAAACGTCCCGACTTCTTCCATGACGCGGCGCAGGAAACTGCGGTGCGTCACCTGCAGCGCCTGTACGATGACCTGGTACACGCGCAGAACAACAAGCCGGGCGTGTTCGGCAAGCTGTTCGGCAAGAAGGAGCAGACCCCCGTCAAGGGCCTGTACTTCTGGGGTGGGGTAGGGCGCGGCAAGACCTATCTGGTCGATACCTTCTTCGAGGCGCTGCCGTTCAAGCAGAAGATGCGCACGCACTTCCACCGCTTCATGAAGCGTGTGCACGAGGAAATGAAAACCCTCAAGGGCGAGAAGAACCCGCTGACCATCATTGCCAAGCGCTTCAGCGAAGAAGCCAAGGTCATCTGTTTCGACGAATTCTTCGTGTCGGACATTACCGACGCGATGATTCTCGGCACCCTGATGGAAGAGTTGTTCAAGAACGGCGTATCGCTGGTGGCTACCTCCAACATCGTGCCTGACGGCCTGTACAAGGACGGCCTGCAGCGCGCGCGCTTCCTGCCGGCCATCGCCATGATCAAGCAGTACACCGACGTGGTGAACGTCGACAGCGGGGTCGACTATCGTCTGCGTCACCTCGAGCAGGCCGAACTGTACCACTACCCGCTCGATGAGGCGGCGCACCAGAGCCTGCGCGCCAGCTTCAAGGCCTTGACTCCTGAGTGCACCCAGGCGGTCGAGAACGACGTGCTGATGATCGAGAATCGCCCGATCCAGGCCCTGCTGACCTGTGACGATGTGGCCTGGTTCGACTTCCGCGCGCTGTGCGACGGCCCTCGTAGCCAGAACGACTACATCGAACTGGGCAAGATCTTCCATGCCGTGCTGTTGAGCAACGTGGAGCAGATGGGCGTCACCACCGACGACATCGCCCGCCGCTTCATCAACATGGTGGACGAGTTCTACGACCGCAACGTCAAGCTGATCATCTCGGCCGAGGTGGAGCTGAAGGACCTGTATACCGGTGGGCGCTTGGCCTTCGAGTTCCAGCGTACCCTGAGCCGCTTGCTGGAGATGCAGTCGCACGAGTTCCTGGCGCGGGCGCACAAGCCCTGA
- a CDS encoding tryptophan--tRNA ligase translates to MTTRILTGITTTGTPHLGNYAGAIRPAIRASQQPGVDSFYFLADYHALIKCDDPLRIQRSRLEIAATWLAGGLDADKVTFYRQSDIPEIPELTWLLTCVSAKGLLNRAHAYKASVDKNLENGEDPDAGVTMGLYSYPVLMAADILMFNANKVPVGRDQIQHVEMARDIGQRFNHLFGQGKDFFALPEAVIEESVATLPGLDGRKMSKSYDNTIPLFTSAKEMKDAISRIVTDSRAPGEAKDPDNAHLFTLFQAFSTPAQCAEFRDELLQGLGWGEAKQRLFQLLDGQLAEKREYYHQLIARPADLEDILLAGAAKARKIATPFLEQLREAVGLRSFRSSVQASTEVKKKAAKSARFVSFRDEDGSFRFRLLAADGEQLLLSRSFADGKSAGAVSKQLQQGGEADVRVEGLGFGLWLNGEQVADGPQFDSAEARDSAIESLRAALAPQPD, encoded by the coding sequence ATGACCACGCGCATTCTCACCGGTATCACCACCACCGGCACTCCGCACCTGGGCAACTACGCCGGCGCCATCCGCCCGGCGATCCGTGCCAGCCAGCAGCCCGGTGTCGACTCGTTCTACTTCCTGGCCGACTACCACGCCCTGATCAAGTGCGACGACCCGCTGCGCATCCAGCGTTCGCGCCTGGAAATCGCCGCCACCTGGCTGGCCGGCGGTCTCGATGCGGACAAGGTGACCTTCTACCGCCAGTCCGATATCCCGGAAATCCCCGAGCTGACCTGGCTGCTGACCTGCGTCAGCGCCAAGGGCCTGCTCAACCGTGCACACGCCTACAAGGCCTCGGTGGACAAGAACCTGGAAAATGGCGAAGACCCGGATGCCGGCGTGACCATGGGCCTGTACAGCTACCCGGTGCTGATGGCTGCGGACATCCTGATGTTCAATGCCAACAAGGTGCCGGTCGGTCGTGACCAGATCCAGCACGTGGAAATGGCCCGCGACATCGGTCAGCGCTTCAACCACCTGTTCGGCCAGGGCAAGGACTTCTTCGCCCTGCCGGAAGCGGTGATCGAGGAGAGCGTGGCGACCCTGCCGGGCCTGGACGGGCGCAAGATGTCCAAGAGCTACGACAACACCATCCCGCTATTCACCAGCGCCAAGGAGATGAAAGACGCCATCTCGCGCATCGTCACCGACTCGCGTGCGCCTGGCGAAGCCAAAGACCCGGACAACGCGCACCTGTTCACCCTGTTCCAGGCCTTCTCTACGCCGGCGCAGTGCGCGGAGTTCCGTGACGAGCTGCTGCAGGGCCTGGGCTGGGGCGAGGCCAAGCAGCGGCTGTTCCAGCTGCTGGACGGCCAGCTGGCCGAGAAGCGCGAGTACTACCACCAGCTGATCGCCCGTCCGGCGGACCTGGAAGACATCCTGCTGGCCGGCGCTGCCAAGGCTCGCAAGATCGCCACGCCATTCCTCGAGCAGCTGCGCGAGGCCGTTGGCCTGCGTTCGTTCCGTAGCAGCGTGCAGGCCAGCACCGAAGTGAAGAAGAAGGCCGCCAAGAGTGCGCGTTTCGTCAGTTTCCGCGATGAAGACGGCAGCTTCCGCTTCCGTCTGCTTGCCGCTGATGGCGAGCAACTGCTGCTGTCGCGCAGCTTCGCCGACGGCAAGAGCGCCGGCGCCGTGAGCAAGCAGCTGCAGCAAGGTGGCGAGGCGGATGTACGCGTCGAAGGCCTGGGTTTCGGTCTGTGGCTGAACGGTGAACAGGTTGCCGACGGGCCGCAGTTCGACAGCGCCGAAGCCCGTGATTCGGCCATCGAAAGCCTGCGTGCAGCGCTTGCGCCACAACCGGACTGA
- a CDS encoding alpha/beta hydrolase has protein sequence MLVRETPLFIDGPSGQLEALYLDVANARGVVLICHPNPVQGGTMLNKVVSTLQRTARDAGYVTLRFNYRGVGQSAGSHDMGAGEVADAEAAAAWLREKHLGLPLVLMGFSFGGFVATSLAGRLEAAGVELQQLFMIAPAVMRLTAEFPLPQRCPITVVQPDADEVVAPQLVYDWSDSLSRPHELLKVAECGHFFHGKLTDLKDLLLPRLSN, from the coding sequence TTGCTTGTCCGCGAAACCCCCTTGTTCATCGATGGCCCCAGCGGCCAGCTGGAAGCCTTGTACCTGGACGTGGCCAATGCCCGTGGCGTGGTGCTGATCTGCCACCCCAACCCGGTCCAGGGCGGCACCATGCTCAACAAGGTGGTCTCGACCCTGCAGCGCACCGCCCGTGACGCCGGCTATGTGACCCTGCGTTTCAACTACCGTGGCGTCGGGCAGAGCGCCGGCAGTCATGACATGGGTGCTGGCGAAGTGGCCGATGCCGAGGCCGCTGCGGCCTGGCTGCGCGAAAAGCACCTGGGCCTGCCGCTGGTGCTGATGGGTTTCTCGTTCGGCGGCTTCGTCGCCACCAGCCTGGCCGGCCGCCTGGAAGCTGCCGGAGTAGAGCTGCAACAGCTGTTCATGATCGCCCCGGCGGTCATGCGCCTGACGGCGGAGTTCCCGCTGCCGCAGCGCTGCCCGATCACCGTGGTGCAGCCGGACGCCGACGAAGTCGTCGCGCCGCAGCTGGTTTACGATTGGTCCGACAGCCTGTCGCGCCCCCATGAGCTGCTGAAAGTGGCAGAATGCGGACACTTCTTCCATGGCAAGCTGACCGATCTGAAGGATCTGCTGCTGCCGCGCCTTTCGAACTGA
- a CDS encoding Z-ring associated ZapG family protein → MELSLLVWLLPTLALVIGVVVGFVVARLLPNAAPSSTQRQLDDIQKRFDSYQNEVVTHFNSTAVLVKKLTQSYQDVQDHLAEGANSLALDDVTRQRLLAALHSEAAQGPRDRLTPPKDAEVPRDYAPKAPNSPGMLDESYGLKR, encoded by the coding sequence GTGGAACTCTCGCTCCTTGTTTGGTTGTTGCCGACCCTGGCCCTGGTCATCGGCGTGGTGGTTGGGTTCGTCGTCGCTCGCCTGCTGCCCAATGCCGCGCCGAGCAGCACCCAGCGTCAACTGGATGATATCCAGAAGCGCTTCGACAGCTATCAGAACGAAGTGGTTACTCATTTCAACAGCACGGCCGTGCTGGTCAAGAAACTGACCCAAAGCTATCAGGACGTGCAGGACCACCTGGCCGAAGGCGCCAACAGCCTGGCCCTGGACGACGTCACTCGCCAACGCTTGCTGGCAGCCCTGCACTCCGAGGCAGCGCAAGGCCCACGCGACCGTTTGACCCCGCCGAAGGACGCCGAAGTGCCACGCGACTACGCGCCGAAAGCACCGAACTCGCCGGGCATGCTTGACGAGAGCTACGGGCTGAAGCGCTGA